The Raphanus sativus cultivar WK10039 chromosome 2, ASM80110v3, whole genome shotgun sequence DNA segment CGACAAGATTTTACCGACCTGTTCCTAACTAAATCCTCCTCTACTCGCCCGCCGCAGCTAACAAAAGGACGGcaacttgttcttcttctcttcaccCCAGAATCCGGAAGAGAACTCGTCGTCGTCAGTAGTATCCGCCGATCCTCTCATGCATTTCCTTGGTTTCGACTTTGATAAAACCAGTCGTCTTGTCCATGGCCTCCTTGTCTGCGTTGTGCGTAAGGATATGGTGGTGCCGGTGCTATGTAGCCCTAGCACCGGACAAGCCTTAATCCTACCCAGAGTGAACACGAGTAAACCCAGGGTGAAGTGTTTGCTTGGGTATGATCCTGTTGATAAACAATTCAAGGTCTTGTCCATGACACAGCCCTTGGATGGAAGGTATGGTATGGTGTCTGAGGAGCATCAAGTTCTTACCCTAGCAAACTACCATGGAGAATGATTCAGTGCTCCATACCTCATCCATATCCACGTGAAGCCATATGCATCAATGGTGTTTTGTATTATACATCTCTCTTTAACTCTACTATGATAGTTTGCTTTGATGTTAGGTCTGAGAAGTTCAGGCTTATTCAAGTCCACCAGGGAGCTCTCAGAACAGCTATGCTAGGGTTTATGGTAAACTTCAATGGTAAATTAGGTTTTATTATGCCTAAAAATCCTGGAGGAAATATCGGTCTTATCAGTGGAAAAACTGCGGGGTTTAAGTTGTGGGTTCTAGAAGATGTTGAGACACAGGAATTGTCTGAGCGTATTTATGAATTGCCTCCTCAGTGGAAGAATGTAGTTGGGGAACACAAGTTGGACTTTGTTGGTTTGTCTCGGACGCATGAGATTGTATTGTCTTCCTGGCAGTCTATTAACCCTTTCTACCTCTTCTACTTCAATCCCGAGAGGAACACTGTCGTAAGAGTTCAAATTCAAGGAGTGGATATGGATGGGTCCAGGTTTGCTCTACTTCAAACCTTTCTAGACCATGTAGAGGATGTGAAGCTCTATCCCAAGGTGCATTAGGTGGATACTTGATGATGACTACTTGTTTCTCTAAGTTTCCCATGTAATTCGACAAAATGAACttatcaataaaaacaatcGACTTGCAGTTATCTATGGAATGCACATCTGATTCTCAGCATCACTAAGCATGTCATGCATCaacgaaattgattaaataaataaatgaaattatataGGTTTTTAGTGTTTGTTAACACTTTAAAAATACATGACAAACTTTGAATGCTACTACTGTGGTGGTCACATATCAATCAATCACTTTTGCCTTTAGCTCTACCTCAGCGAATTAAGTCCAAAACCAAACGAGCAGCTAAAGAACATTTTGTCCAACCAAACTGGAAATGTATTCTCAGAACTTCCGCCGGCTCCTCAATTTTTTGCTCGGGAAGGGGATAGGAGAGATGAATCTATTAGCCTCCAGGAACTGCTCAATCAGTCTGCGAAAATTCATTGTTTCTTTGGATCAAAAGGAGGAAAAGACCGAGGCTTTTTATAATCTCATTGGTCATGACTACACTTACACATTGCAGATTGACTTTTGTGAAGCTGCTACTTCTCGGTCAGGAAAAGAATCCTCCAGCCTTAAGCTTAACCATACGTACAGATCCAAAACCTGTTGCAAACCTATCTAGTCAAACTAACAAAATCCAaacatttgttttcttaatatcaCTACTCACAGGAAAAGAAGGATGTTGTTACCTTGTGAATGGATTCAAGTTCCTTGAGCTCTGTGGGTGTTCTGGGAACCTTAACCGTGTCATCTGAAAGTATCTCTCTGAGCTTCACTACGCGTGTCTTCGAGTAGTTTTGAGCAAACTGATGTTTTAATAAAGAAAGGTAAGAGTCAACAAACTATTTACATGCATAGATACCATTATTAAAACACTAGAACTTGTAGTTTCCTTTTACCTGTGCAAATCCACGACCAGATATTTCATCATTTATGTCAACAGGACTGCACGAAACGAAGTTGATCAATCCAAGCTTGTTTCCATTTGAGATCTTATtaattccagaaaaaaaaagttttggtaATACCTGACCACGAATAGGTACTTGTCTTGCAATTTAAGGGGTAACTCATCAACAAGAGCTGCAGCTTTCTGAAAATCAAGACCCAGCACATGTTAAAACAAACAGATTCTCTTTCTGATGAGCGAAACAAAAATAGATAGATCATCAACTGAGTTTTACCATCATGTCTTCGACATTAGAGATGAAGTAGTTTGAAGATAACTTTGCATTTTCAACGAAATGTTCCTGCCAAAATTAACGAGTTCAGACATTCAGTCATTAAGGATCGACgacagaaaaggaaaaaaaaaagaaaaagaaaagatcatTTTCTTACCAATATCTTGTACAATCCGAGTTTAGGGTGTGCTTGTGAATATCTAGATAGGAGGTCGTATGTTGGAAACAGTCCAGCACGCTGCATGATACAAAGTTTTGTACAAACTAAGCCAATCATATAAGAAGGAAAAGATGTAAACTAATAATCTTAAGGTTATTATATATAAGAGACTACCTCAATAATAGGTGAAGGAGACTTCAAAGAAGAATGAAGCAACGGAAGATCCTCTTTATGCAAACAAGTTACTTCACCTACAGGAAACTGCGACCGGAATCTGCCAGCTCTCCCTTCAACAGGATCATGAGAGAACATTAGAAAGGATTAACATATAATAGACAAACGATTATCCCTTTATTACTCTCTGAAACAAATACATAAGACAagcagagagaaaaaaaaaactgaagcaAAGATGGAACCCTAACGTGAAAGCTATAGCACTCTAAACTTTCCTAAGCCCAAACCAAGATCCTAGATCAATCCTCTAGCTTCCTATTTAATCTTTCAGCTCTCTCAACCACTGATAATCTCTATGTTTCTGAGCTTGGAAAAGCTACAGTTCCAGTCACCATCCTACTCTCTAGTTCTGCCCTAGATTTGACAAGAACACCTTATTAACATACAATACCACAGCTCTTGAAGTGTTTAagttagaaaacaaaaaaagcttTGAAACATACCTGCAATTTGTTTAATCTCAGATACTGTTAGGTCTCTGGTCTCGCTACCATCAAACT contains these protein-coding regions:
- the LOC108819748 gene encoding F-box protein At3g61340-like, with protein sequence MNDTRKRKKKSVSGSETSALPLPIDLTIDIFSRLPSKSIATCRCVSKPWASTLLRQDFTDLFLTKSSSTRPPQLTKGRRLVHGLLVCVVRKDMVVPVLCSPSTGQALILPRVNTSKPRVKCLLGYDPVDKQFKVLSMTQPLDGRSEKFRLIQVHQGALRTAMLGFMVNFNGKLGFIMPKNPGGNIGLISGKTAGFKLWVLEDVETQELSERIYELPPQWKNVVGEHKLDFVGLSRTHEIVLSSWQSINPFYLFYFNPERNTVVRVQIQGVDMDGSRFALLQTFLDHVEDVKLYPKVH